From a single Candidatus Izimaplasma bacterium HR1 genomic region:
- the rpoC gene encoding DNA-directed RNA polymerase subunit beta', which translates to MSQRFSHYKIRLASPEEIRGWSFGEVKKHETINYRTLKPEKDGLFCEVIFGPTKDYQCACNNKSKRSSHTGKKCQVCGVEITESKVRRERMGHIELAAPVVHTWYLRNSPSRLATLLAIKAKDLEEVVYLASYIVIEPGDTDLQFKQILSEADYSVKYMEYGSRFKALSGAEAVKVLLKKLDLKKESLILRSELPTASKQKREKIIKRLEIVEAFLKSDNKPEWMVLDVLPVIPPELRPMVQLDGGRFATTDLNDLYRRILNRNNRLKRQFEQNAPHLITKNEKRMLQEAVDALIDNSKRGRKVVEKNRPLKSLSDLLRGKQGRFRQNLLGKRVDYSGRSVIVVGPDLEMYQCGLPKEMAVTLFKPFVIKELIEREIASNIKSAKRLVEQLQDERIWDVVEDVIREHPVLLNRAPTLHRLGIQAFEPKLVEGKAIRLHPLVTTAFNADFDGDQMAVHVPLSEEAQAEARVLMLASNNILNPKDGKPIVTPSQDMVLGNYYLTQEKAGEVGEGSVYSRVDEATIAYENKFITLHTRIAIKGSALGNAPLTDDQRKGYLVTTYGKLYFNSILPKEFAYLNEPTLTNLQKQKNPETGEEKYVTPQKFFVPRGTDIREFVKAQPLVSPFKKGFLSQIISEVFVVFKINETSKMLDKLKNLGFKFSTQAGITVSASDVQVYSKKVEEVERTQKIVDSLHQQYDMGLLTDYERYKLVIKEWADVKSKIQKGLMKELTSDNHIFMMSDSGARGNASNFTQLAGMRGSMANTKREGLNTAYNIKAGIKSTIELPVKSSFIEGLTMSEFFISTHGARKGSTDTALKTADSGYLTRRLVDVSQDLVITEEDCHTDNGVTIREITHADGKEIVPFLDRLIGRYAAENAVHPDTGEILVGKNEYITDETAKQICDAGIVELRIRSVLTCDSNRGICKKCYGQNLSTGSQVEVGESVGTIAAQSIGEPGTQLTMRTFHTGGVAGADITQGLPRIQELFEARTPKGKAVISEIDGTVSDIEIVEERYKVTVENGLEQHVYETNSGVTLLVEEGDDVTAGTKITDGSIDPKQLLKATDAETTQQYILKEVQKVYRAQGIEISDKHIEIIIHQMMKKINVIIEGDTKLLPGAQVSVREFKVANRETLAKRLKPAVGRPALLGITRASLRSESFLSAASFQETTRVLTDAAIRGKVDELVGLKENVIIGGLIPAGTGILRDTKFEYEKEPLEEEVLETPQDENPFVMDDYQF; encoded by the coding sequence ATGAGTCAAAGATTTTCACATTATAAAATTAGATTAGCTAGTCCTGAAGAGATCAGAGGTTGGTCGTTTGGTGAAGTAAAAAAACATGAAACAATTAATTACCGTACTTTGAAACCAGAAAAGGATGGACTGTTTTGTGAAGTTATTTTTGGTCCTACTAAGGACTATCAATGTGCTTGTAACAATAAATCTAAAAGAAGTAGCCACACTGGTAAGAAATGCCAAGTTTGTGGAGTTGAAATAACTGAAAGTAAAGTACGTCGTGAACGTATGGGGCATATTGAATTAGCTGCTCCTGTTGTTCATACTTGGTATTTAAGAAACTCACCAAGTAGATTAGCAACATTACTTGCAATTAAAGCTAAAGATTTAGAAGAAGTTGTATACCTTGCTTCATACATCGTTATTGAACCAGGAGATACAGATTTACAATTCAAACAAATCTTAAGTGAAGCTGATTATTCAGTAAAATATATGGAATATGGAAGCCGCTTCAAAGCCTTAAGTGGTGCTGAAGCAGTGAAAGTATTACTTAAAAAATTAGATCTTAAAAAAGAATCATTAATTTTACGTAGTGAATTACCAACAGCTTCTAAACAAAAACGTGAAAAAATCATTAAACGTTTAGAAATAGTTGAAGCATTCCTAAAATCAGATAATAAACCAGAATGGATGGTTCTAGATGTACTACCAGTAATTCCACCGGAATTACGTCCAATGGTACAACTAGATGGTGGACGTTTTGCGACTACTGACTTAAACGATTTATACAGAAGAATCTTAAACCGTAACAACCGTTTAAAACGTCAATTTGAACAAAATGCCCCACACTTAATTACTAAAAATGAGAAACGTATGTTACAAGAAGCAGTTGATGCTTTAATTGATAACTCTAAACGTGGAAGAAAAGTAGTTGAGAAGAATAGACCATTAAAATCATTAAGTGATTTATTACGCGGGAAGCAAGGTCGTTTCAGACAAAACTTACTAGGGAAACGTGTTGATTATTCAGGACGTTCAGTAATCGTAGTAGGTCCAGACTTAGAAATGTACCAATGTGGACTACCTAAAGAAATGGCTGTTACATTATTCAAACCATTCGTTATTAAAGAATTAATTGAACGCGAAATCGCTTCAAATATTAAATCTGCAAAACGTTTAGTAGAACAATTACAAGACGAAAGAATCTGGGACGTTGTTGAAGACGTAATCAGAGAACATCCAGTTTTATTAAACCGTGCACCTACATTACATAGACTTGGTATCCAAGCATTTGAACCTAAACTAGTTGAAGGTAAAGCAATTCGTCTTCATCCACTAGTAACAACAGCATTTAATGCTGACTTTGATGGGGATCAAATGGCTGTCCATGTTCCACTTAGTGAAGAAGCACAAGCAGAAGCACGAGTATTAATGTTAGCTTCAAACAACATATTAAACCCTAAAGATGGTAAACCAATCGTTACACCTTCTCAGGATATGGTATTAGGTAACTATTACTTAACTCAAGAGAAAGCTGGAGAAGTTGGTGAAGGTAGTGTTTATAGTAGAGTTGATGAAGCAACAATCGCTTATGAAAATAAGTTTATTACTCTTCATACAAGAATCGCAATCAAAGGTTCAGCATTAGGTAATGCACCATTAACTGATGATCAACGTAAAGGATACTTAGTAACTACATACGGAAAATTATACTTCAATAGTATCTTACCTAAAGAATTCGCATACTTGAATGAACCGACATTAACGAATTTACAAAAACAAAAAAATCCTGAAACTGGAGAAGAAAAGTACGTTACTCCACAAAAATTCTTTGTACCTAGAGGTACTGATATTAGAGAATTTGTTAAAGCACAGCCACTTGTATCTCCATTTAAAAAAGGATTCTTATCACAAATTATTTCTGAAGTATTTGTTGTCTTCAAAATCAATGAAACTTCTAAAATGTTAGATAAACTTAAGAACTTAGGGTTTAAATTTTCAACACAAGCTGGTATTACAGTATCAGCAAGTGATGTTCAAGTTTACTCTAAAAAAGTAGAAGAAGTTGAAAGAACGCAAAAGATTGTTGATAGTTTACATCAACAATATGATATGGGTCTTCTAACGGACTACGAAAGATATAAACTAGTAATCAAGGAATGGGCAGATGTTAAAAGTAAAATCCAAAAAGGATTAATGAAAGAATTAACTTCTGACAACCATATCTTTATGATGAGTGATTCTGGTGCCCGTGGTAATGCATCAAACTTTACACAGTTAGCTGGTATGCGTGGTTCAATGGCGAATACTAAACGTGAAGGATTAAATACTGCATATAACATTAAAGCCGGAATTAAATCAACAATTGAGTTACCTGTAAAATCTTCATTTATTGAAGGTTTAACGATGTCTGAGTTCTTCATCTCAACACATGGTGCCCGTAAAGGTTCTACCGATACAGCATTAAAAACAGCTGACTCTGGTTACTTAACAAGACGTCTAGTAGATGTATCACAAGACTTAGTAATTACTGAAGAAGATTGTCACACAGATAATGGAGTTACGATTAGAGAAATTACCCATGCAGATGGAAAAGAAATCGTACCATTCTTAGACCGTTTAATCGGTAGATATGCAGCTGAAAATGCTGTTCATCCAGATACTGGAGAAATTTTAGTTGGTAAAAATGAATATATTACAGATGAAACTGCAAAACAAATTTGTGACGCAGGAATCGTTGAGTTAAGAATCAGAAGTGTCTTAACTTGTGATTCTAATAGAGGAATCTGTAAAAAATGTTACGGACAAAACTTATCTACAGGATCACAAGTTGAAGTTGGAGAGAGTGTTGGTACTATCGCCGCTCAATCAATTGGTGAACCTGGTACACAGTTAACAATGCGTACCTTCCATACAGGAGGAGTAGCCGGTGCGGATATCACGCAAGGTCTTCCTCGTATCCAGGAACTATTTGAAGCTCGTACTCCAAAAGGTAAAGCCGTAATTAGTGAAATTGATGGGACAGTATCAGATATCGAAATCGTGGAAGAACGTTATAAAGTAACAGTAGAAAACGGACTAGAACAACACGTTTACGAAACAAACTCTGGTGTAACATTATTAGTTGAAGAAGGAGATGATGTAACCGCAGGTACGAAAATTACTGATGGTTCTATCGATCCTAAGCAATTATTAAAAGCAACAGATGCTGAAACTACTCAACAATATATCTTAAAAGAAGTACAAAAAGTATATCGTGCTCAAGGTATCGAAATCAGCGATAAACATATTGAAATTATCATTCACCAAATGATGAAGAAAATCAATGTTATCATTGAAGGAGATACTAAGTTATTACCTGGTGCACAAGTAAGTGTAAGAGAATTTAAAGTTGCTAATAGAGAAACTTTAGCCAAACGTTTAAAACCAGCCGTTGGACGCCCAGCATTACTAGGGATTACAAGAGCAAGTTTACGTTCAGAATCATTCTTAAGTGCTGCTTCATTCCAGGAAACAACAAGAGTTCTAACAGACGCTGCAATACGCGGTAAAGTTGATGAATTAGTTGGATTGAAAGAAAACGTAATTATCGGTGGATTAATTCCTGCTGGTACTGGTATTCTAAGAGACACTAAATTTGAATACGAAAAAGAACCACTAGAAGAGGAAGTTCTTGAAACTCCTCAAGATGAAAACCCATTTGTGATGGACGATTATCAATTCTAA
- the rpoB gene encoding DNA-directed RNA polymerase subunit beta → MSYKLVDYGKKRQRRNYSKVKSNVDLPDLIKVQTESFKWFIDKGLAELFRDISPIQNFTENIELYFEDYELSEEKYDIGESKVKDMTYSKPLRVNVKLVNKDTGEIKQQKIFMGDFPMMSPTGSFIINGSERVIVSQIVRSAGVFFSENIDKKTLKSKYLGQVIPTRGAWLEYEMGSKNVLFVKLDRSKKIPLTTLLRALGFGSNDQIIETYGESDLLSLTLAKDITKNSDEAIKEVYSKLRQGETATVEGAKSFLISRLFDAKRYDLAEVGRYKINKKLDVLSRVFGKKLAYDLVDPETGEIIVEKNTEITRETVELLKDYRHLFTSKVPGVGSYDLEYDFADQIEIFKTAQVGDTLLFGYMSDEELLTQIRNQEFLTGKAYYKNYLKANGLTDKMLTEEFGKQYVKDLKLGYETILENENIRFELAEIQILEVINKTAHDEEVIVKVIGNNSYEDAVHIVPSDIIASISYYLNLFDRVGSLDDIDHLGNRRLRLIGELLKNQFRIGLTKMEKNVKDRMSTKEPDEITPQKLINIRPLTSSLKEFFGSSQLSQFMAQTNPLDELTHKRRISALGPGGLTRDRAGFEVRDVHHSHYGRICPIETPEGQNIGLINSLASYVKVNKYGFMETPYLKIGQREDGTVYVTKEIVYLSADEEERFTIAQGNAWVDENRNMMHEQVVARKQGETKMFPREKLELMDVSPKQIVSISTACIPFLEHDDANRALMGANMQRQAIPLLIPEAPFVGTGIEYKAAHDSGSTQVALNDGVVEYVDAKVIRVRREDGKLDVYDLYKFQRSNQGTCITQRPIVKIGDQIKASDTITDGPSMDQGELALGRNVVVGFMTWNGYNYEDAIIMSERLVKEDVYTSIHIEKYELEARDTKLGKEEITREIPHVSDEGRKYLDEKGIIIPGAEVFEGDILVGKVTPKGVTDPTPEDKLLLAIFGEKSREVRDTSLKVPHGGGGIVQSVKYFARANGDELSPGVNEVVRIYIVQKRKINEGDKMAGRHGNKGVISKILPIEDMPYMEDGTPIDIMLNPLGVPSRMNIGQVLEIHLGMAAKRLGTHVATPVFDGVKIEDLAKIMEESGMAPDGKQALYSGQTGERYDNRISVGVMYMIKLDHMVDDKLHARSVGPYTLVTQQPMGGKAQNGGQRFGEMEVWALEAYGAAYALQEMLTVKSDDIIGRNKVFRAIVDGKSIPAPSLPESFRVLTRELQSLGIYVELINRETGANEANKSLVNEDSEDYISKYGFSN, encoded by the coding sequence GTGAGTTACAAATTAGTAGATTACGGTAAGAAAAGACAACGAAGAAACTACTCGAAAGTTAAATCTAATGTAGATTTACCAGACTTAATAAAAGTTCAAACTGAATCATTCAAATGGTTCATCGATAAAGGCTTAGCAGAACTGTTTAGAGACATTTCTCCTATTCAAAACTTTACGGAAAATATTGAGCTTTATTTCGAGGATTATGAGTTAAGTGAAGAGAAATACGACATTGGTGAATCTAAAGTCAAAGACATGACTTACTCAAAACCTTTACGTGTTAATGTTAAATTAGTTAACAAAGACACTGGAGAAATCAAGCAACAAAAAATCTTTATGGGAGATTTTCCTATGATGTCTCCGACAGGTTCATTTATCATCAATGGTAGTGAACGTGTAATCGTATCACAAATCGTACGTAGTGCTGGAGTTTTCTTTAGCGAGAATATCGATAAGAAAACATTAAAGTCAAAGTACTTAGGACAAGTTATCCCAACACGTGGTGCTTGGTTAGAGTATGAGATGGGATCTAAAAACGTTCTTTTTGTTAAATTAGATCGTAGTAAAAAGATACCTCTAACTACTTTACTAAGAGCTTTAGGTTTCGGTAGTAACGATCAAATTATTGAAACATACGGAGAAAGTGATTTATTATCACTAACACTAGCTAAAGACATTACTAAAAACTCAGATGAAGCAATTAAGGAAGTTTATTCTAAACTTAGACAAGGTGAAACAGCTACTGTCGAAGGTGCGAAAAGCTTCTTAATTAGTCGTTTATTTGATGCTAAAAGATATGATTTAGCTGAAGTAGGGCGTTACAAAATAAATAAGAAGCTAGATGTTTTAAGCCGTGTATTCGGTAAAAAATTAGCTTATGATTTAGTTGATCCTGAAACTGGTGAAATCATTGTTGAGAAAAATACTGAGATTACAAGAGAAACAGTAGAACTTCTTAAAGACTACCGCCATTTATTTACAAGTAAAGTACCTGGTGTAGGAAGTTATGATTTAGAATATGACTTTGCTGATCAAATAGAAATCTTTAAGACTGCACAAGTCGGAGATACTTTATTATTTGGTTATATGAGCGATGAAGAATTGCTAACACAAATTCGTAACCAAGAGTTCTTAACTGGAAAAGCATATTATAAAAATTACTTGAAAGCTAACGGTTTAACAGACAAAATGTTAACTGAAGAATTTGGTAAACAATATGTTAAAGATTTAAAATTAGGATATGAAACTATTCTAGAAAATGAAAATATCCGTTTTGAATTAGCTGAAATTCAAATTTTAGAAGTTATTAATAAAACTGCACATGATGAAGAAGTAATCGTTAAAGTAATTGGTAACAACAGTTACGAAGACGCTGTTCACATCGTGCCTTCAGATATTATTGCTTCTATCTCTTATTACTTAAACTTATTTGATAGAGTTGGTTCTCTTGATGACATCGACCATTTAGGAAATAGACGTTTACGTTTAATCGGTGAATTATTGAAAAACCAATTTAGAATTGGTTTAACTAAAATGGAGAAAAATGTTAAAGATAGAATGTCAACAAAAGAACCTGATGAAATTACACCACAAAAATTAATTAACATTCGTCCTTTAACTTCAAGTTTAAAAGAATTCTTTGGATCAAGTCAGTTGTCACAATTCATGGCACAAACAAATCCATTAGATGAATTAACACATAAAAGACGTATCTCTGCCCTTGGACCTGGTGGTTTAACAAGAGATAGAGCTGGATTTGAAGTACGTGACGTACATCACAGTCATTACGGAAGAATCTGTCCTATTGAAACTCCTGAGGGACAAAACATCGGATTGATCAACAGTTTAGCTTCATATGTTAAAGTAAACAAATACGGATTCATGGAAACTCCATACTTAAAAATTGGACAACGTGAAGATGGTACTGTTTATGTAACTAAGGAAATTGTTTATTTATCAGCTGATGAAGAAGAAAGATTTACAATCGCTCAAGGGAATGCTTGGGTAGATGAAAATAGAAATATGATGCATGAACAAGTAGTTGCTCGTAAACAAGGTGAAACGAAAATGTTCCCTCGTGAAAAATTAGAGTTAATGGACGTATCTCCTAAACAGATCGTTTCAATAAGTACTGCTTGTATTCCGTTCTTAGAACATGATGATGCAAACCGTGCTTTAATGGGTGCGAACATGCAACGTCAAGCAATCCCTCTATTAATTCCGGAAGCACCATTTGTTGGTACTGGTATTGAATATAAAGCAGCACATGATTCTGGAAGCACGCAAGTTGCTTTAAATGATGGTGTTGTTGAATACGTTGATGCTAAAGTTATCAGAGTTAGAAGGGAAGACGGAAAATTAGATGTATATGATTTATACAAATTCCAACGTTCAAACCAAGGTACTTGTATAACACAAAGACCAATTGTTAAAATTGGTGATCAAATCAAAGCTAGTGACACTATCACTGACGGACCTTCAATGGACCAAGGTGAATTAGCTCTTGGTCGTAACGTAGTAGTTGGTTTCATGACATGGAACGGTTATAACTATGAAGATGCTATCATTATGAGTGAAAGACTAGTTAAAGAAGATGTTTACACTTCAATCCATATTGAAAAGTATGAATTAGAAGCTCGTGATACAAAACTTGGTAAAGAAGAAATTACTAGAGAAATTCCTCACGTAAGTGATGAAGGTCGTAAATACTTAGATGAAAAAGGAATTATCATTCCTGGTGCTGAAGTATTTGAAGGTGATATCTTAGTTGGTAAAGTAACTCCTAAAGGTGTTACAGATCCAACTCCAGAAGATAAATTGTTATTAGCTATCTTCGGTGAGAAATCACGTGAAGTTAGAGATACATCACTTAAAGTACCACATGGTGGTGGAGGTATTGTTCAATCTGTTAAATACTTCGCAAGAGCTAATGGTGATGAATTAAGTCCTGGTGTTAACGAAGTTGTACGTATTTATATCGTTCAAAAACGTAAAATTAACGAGGGAGATAAAATGGCTGGTCGTCATGGTAATAAAGGAGTTATCTCTAAAATATTACCAATCGAAGATATGCCTTACATGGAAGATGGAACACCTATCGACATCATGTTAAACCCACTTGGGGTACCTTCTCGTATGAATATCGGACAAGTCTTAGAAATCCATTTAGGTATGGCAGCTAAACGTCTTGGGACACATGTTGCTACGCCAGTATTTGATGGAGTTAAGATTGAAGATTTAGCTAAAATTATGGAAGAATCTGGAATGGCTCCTGATGGTAAACAAGCATTATATTCAGGACAAACTGGTGAAAGATATGATAACCGTATTAGTGTTGGTGTTATGTATATGATCAAACTAGACCACATGGTTGATGATAAATTACATGCTCGTTCAGTAGGACCTTATACTTTAGTAACACAACAACCTATGGGTGGTAAAGCTCAAAACGGTGGACAACGTTTCGGAGAAATGGAAGTTTGGGCATTAGAAGCTTATGGTGCTGCTTACGCTCTTCAAGAAATGTTAACTGTTAAGTCTGATGATATTATCGGACGTAATAAAGTGTTTAGAGCAATCGTTGATGGTAAATCAATTCCTGCTCCAAGCTTACCTGAAAGTTTCCGAGTATTAACAAGAGAATTACAAAGTTTAGGTATCTATGTTGAGTTAATCAATAGAGAAACTGGAGCTAATGAAGCTAACAAAAGTTTAGTGAACGAAGATAGTGAAGACTATATTTCTAAATATGGTTTCTCAAACTAG
- the rsmC gene encoding Ribosomal RNA small subunit methyltransferase C, which yields MPHYFSEDNNTLKSNPLEVAFRVNDTDLKFQTDYGVFSKSGLDRGTRVLFDYLEVLDNEQSVLDLGCGYGVIGIYIAKSHQLSVDMVDVNKRALELSEKNSILNKVDTNVYMSDGFSNVEKKFDLIITNPPIRAGKKVYYKFFSDSVNYLNEGGRFYVVINKKHGAMSAIKYLESIYESVEILGKKKGFHVLLCKND from the coding sequence ATGCCACACTATTTTAGTGAAGATAATAATACATTAAAAAGCAATCCATTAGAGGTTGCTTTTCGTGTTAACGATACTGATCTAAAATTCCAAACCGACTATGGAGTGTTCTCTAAAAGTGGTTTAGATAGAGGAACTAGAGTGTTGTTTGATTATTTAGAAGTTCTAGATAATGAGCAATCAGTTTTAGACCTTGGATGTGGGTATGGTGTTATCGGGATCTACATAGCCAAATCACATCAGCTATCAGTTGATATGGTTGACGTTAATAAACGGGCATTAGAGTTAAGTGAGAAAAACAGCATTTTAAATAAAGTAGATACTAATGTTTATATGAGTGATGGTTTTAGTAATGTTGAGAAGAAATTCGATTTAATTATTACTAACCCACCAATCCGTGCTGGTAAAAAAGTGTATTACAAGTTTTTTTCAGATAGTGTAAACTATCTAAACGAGGGAGGCCGCTTTTATGTTGTTATCAACAAAAAGCATGGGGCTATGTCAGCAATTAAGTATTTAGAATCAATTTATGAATCGGTTGAAATATTAGGAAAAAAGAAAGGATTTCATGTCCTTTTATGCAAAAATGATTGA
- the rplL gene encoding 50S ribosomal protein L7/L12, with amino-acid sequence MALTNQEIIEALKGKTLLELKDLVDLMKEEFGVDPSAVSAAPAAAVDEGPKEVSVILESPGGSKIPVIKVVRALTGLGLKEAKAVVDSAPAPIKENISPEDAEEIKAQLEEAGAVVSVK; translated from the coding sequence ATGGCATTAACAAACCAAGAAATAATTGAAGCATTAAAAGGAAAAACATTATTAGAATTAAAAGATTTAGTTGACCTAATGAAAGAAGAATTCGGTGTAGACCCTAGTGCAGTATCTGCAGCACCTGCAGCAGCAGTAGACGAAGGACCTAAAGAAGTATCTGTAATTTTAGAAAGCCCAGGCGGAAGCAAAATTCCAGTTATTAAAGTAGTTAGAGCATTAACAGGTTTAGGATTAAAAGAAGCTAAAGCGGTAGTAGATAGCGCACCAGCTCCTATTAAAGAAAACATCTCACCTGAAGATGCTGAAGAAATCAAAGCACAATTAGAAGAAGCTGGAGCAGTAGTTTCAGTAAAATAA
- the rplJ gene encoding 50S ribosomal protein L10: protein MSVKAIERKHQEVTALVERMQNSKSFVILDYSGLTVEQVTKLRVELLENNCEIAVIKNNITRRAAKELGFDVLAENLVGPNAVAFSNEDSVSAAKIVYDFAKDNTALELKVGVVDGEYMDNTNIQVIATVPSRDTLLTMIAAGLLEPIKEVAIGLDLMAQKLENPEESSVE from the coding sequence GTGTCAGTAAAAGCAATCGAAAGAAAACATCAAGAAGTAACTGCTTTAGTTGAAAGAATGCAAAACTCTAAAAGTTTCGTAATCTTAGATTATAGTGGGTTAACAGTTGAACAAGTAACAAAACTTCGTGTTGAATTACTAGAGAACAACTGTGAAATAGCAGTAATCAAAAACAACATCACAAGAAGAGCTGCTAAAGAACTTGGTTTCGATGTATTAGCTGAAAACCTAGTTGGACCAAACGCCGTAGCTTTTAGTAATGAAGACAGCGTATCTGCTGCTAAAATCGTTTACGATTTCGCAAAAGATAATACTGCTTTAGAATTAAAAGTTGGTGTAGTTGACGGAGAATACATGGATAATACAAACATCCAAGTAATCGCAACAGTTCCATCTAGAGATACATTGTTAACAATGATCGCAGCTGGTTTATTAGAACCAATCAAAGAAGTAGCAATCGGGCTAGACTTAATGGCTCAAAAATTAGAAAATCCAGAAGAAAGTTCAGTTGAATAA
- the rplA gene encoding 50S ribosomal protein L1, protein MAKKGKKFLAAAAQVENKLYSASEAIELLQKVSFEQFDATIEFAMRLNLDPRKAEQNLRGAVVLPHGTGKTKTVLVFAQGEKAKEAEAAGADYVGDDEFVQKILKGWMEFDTVVATPDMMSKVGRLGRTLGPKGLMPNPKTGTVTMDVTKAINEIKAGKVEYRVDKVGNIHVSIGKKSFSADKLLENLQVIYETLLKLRPSTVKGVYIENISIASTMGPGIKIDKDQILSQ, encoded by the coding sequence ATGGCTAAAAAAGGTAAAAAATTCTTAGCTGCAGCTGCACAAGTTGAGAACAAATTATATTCAGCAAGTGAAGCAATAGAATTACTACAGAAAGTATCATTCGAACAATTTGATGCTACAATAGAATTCGCAATGCGCCTTAACTTAGATCCTAGAAAAGCTGAACAAAACTTACGTGGGGCAGTAGTACTACCTCATGGTACAGGTAAAACTAAAACAGTTTTAGTGTTCGCTCAAGGAGAAAAAGCAAAGGAAGCAGAAGCTGCAGGAGCAGATTACGTTGGTGACGACGAGTTTGTACAAAAAATATTAAAAGGATGGATGGAATTCGATACAGTAGTAGCGACTCCAGACATGATGAGTAAAGTTGGACGCTTAGGACGTACGTTAGGACCAAAAGGTTTAATGCCTAACCCTAAAACAGGGACGGTTACTATGGATGTAACAAAAGCAATCAACGAAATCAAAGCTGGTAAAGTTGAATACCGTGTTGATAAAGTAGGAAACATTCATGTTTCTATTGGTAAGAAATCATTTTCTGCTGATAAACTATTAGAAAACTTACAAGTTATCTATGAAACACTATTAAAACTAAGACCATCTACTGTAAAAGGTGTTTATATTGAAAATATTTCAATCGCATCTACTATGGGGCCTGGAATTAAAATCGATAAAGATCAAATTCTAAGTCAGTAA
- the rplK gene encoding 50S ribosomal protein L11, which translates to MAKEIKTIVKLQIPAGKANPAPPVGPALGQAGVNIQEFCVKFNDATKDKMGSVIPVVITVYDDRSFTFITKTPPASDLLKKAAGISKGSGNPLLEKVGSITKAQLKEIAEQKMPDLNANDVEAAMNIIAGSARNMGITIVD; encoded by the coding sequence GTGGCTAAAGAAATTAAGACTATCGTAAAACTACAAATTCCAGCAGGAAAAGCTAACCCAGCTCCACCAGTAGGTCCAGCATTAGGACAAGCAGGTGTAAACATCCAAGAATTTTGTGTAAAATTCAACGATGCAACTAAAGATAAAATGGGAAGCGTTATTCCAGTTGTAATTACTGTTTATGACGACAGAAGTTTTACATTCATTACAAAAACTCCACCAGCAAGCGATTTATTAAAAAAAGCAGCTGGAATCAGTAAAGGGAGTGGGAATCCACTTTTAGAAAAAGTTGGTTCTATTACTAAAGCGCAATTAAAAGAAATTGCCGAACAAAAAATGCCTGACTTAAACGCAAATGACGTTGAAGCAGCAATGAACATTATTGCAGGATCTGCAAGAAACATGGGAATCACAATAGTTGACTAA
- a CDS encoding hypothetical protein (Transcription termination/antitermination protein NusG): protein MILERRWYIVQTYSGYENSVKIALERRIESMQMEEFIYQVMIPEEIRQERKADGTIKEKLVKIFPGYVFVEMVVNDDSWFIVRNTPGVTGFLGSSGGGTKPVPLPPDEIIPILKKCGLMEVPKLDIETGEKVRVIGGAFRDQIGTVDAIDQEKQEVTVLVDMFGRQTPVELSFEDIEKL, encoded by the coding sequence ATGATTCTTGAACGTAGATGGTACATTGTTCAAACGTATTCTGGATATGAAAACTCTGTTAAAATTGCATTAGAACGTCGTATTGAATCTATGCAAATGGAAGAGTTTATCTATCAAGTAATGATTCCTGAAGAAATTCGTCAAGAACGAAAAGCAGATGGAACTATTAAAGAGAAGTTAGTTAAAATCTTCCCTGGGTATGTATTTGTTGAAATGGTAGTAAATGATGATTCATGGTTTATTGTTCGTAACACACCAGGTGTTACAGGGTTCTTAGGTTCAAGTGGGGGAGGTACAAAACCTGTGCCGTTGCCACCAGATGAGATTATTCCAATCTTGAAAAAATGTGGACTTATGGAAGTACCTAAACTTGATATTGAAACTGGTGAAAAAGTTAGAGTTATTGGTGGTGCATTTAGAGACCAAATTGGGACTGTTGATGCTATCGATCAAGAAAAACAAGAAGTTACTGTTTTAGTTGATATGTTTGGTCGTCAAACTCCAGTAGAATTATCTTTTGAAGATATAGAAAAGCTATAG